A genomic segment from Bufo bufo chromosome 8, aBufBuf1.1, whole genome shotgun sequence encodes:
- the LOC120977389 gene encoding ectonucleoside triphosphate diphosphohydrolase 8-like has protein sequence MGVDSKQIVLLLLLVVTVVSILIALILSLVTSVDIPLSPGTKYGMVFDAGSSHTALYIYQWPEDKENDTGVVSQTHVCDVEGPGISSYADDPPGAGKSLVHCLDEAMSIIPTKNQLATPAYLGATAGMRLLELQDKAIADKVLAEVSKSISRYPIDFRGARIITGQEEGSYGWITINYLLESFMKYSFSGHWVRPISSKIYGALDLGGASTQISFIPKVDIKDAKEKTEFKLYGFPYTIYTHSFLCYGQNQALKQMLAKATQGKDLANPVSIPCYPKGYRENLTLQSLYNSPCTIKSAPSTPLTQTLSVTGTGSATECYEIVKTIYNFSSCSGDPACSFDGIYQPPVTGNFFAFSAFFYNFDFLNLTSGQSLPTVRSAVETFCARDWTELQSSFPKEKRDRLRDYCANANYILSLLLEAYKFNNESWKSISFMKQAANTDIGWTLGYMLNLTNMIPSEAPSTMRAQNNSVWAAAIFFIAFSLALGLLLLFSHFR, from the exons TATGGGATGGTGTTTGATGCCGGTTCGTCCCACACGGCGCTTTACATCTATCAATGGCCTGAAGACAAGGAGAATGACACCGGGGTTGTGAGCCAGACTCACGTGTGCGATGTGGAAG GTCCTGGTATCTCCAGCTACGCCGATGACCCTCCTGGTGCCGGTAAATCTCTTGTTCACTGCTTGGATGAAGCCATGTCTATTATTCCTACCAAGAATCAGCTTGCGACCCCCGCTTATCTTGGAGCCACAGCTGGGATGAGACTGCTCGA ATTACAGGACAAGGCTATAGCAGATAAGGTGCTTGCTGAGGTATCAAAGTCCATAAGCCGGTACCCCATTGATTTCCGTGGTGCTCGGATCATCACTGGACAAGAAGAAGGGTCCTATGGCTGGATCACTATTAATTACCTCTTGGAATCGTTCATGAAG TATTCCTTTAGTGGCCATTGGGTAAGGCCAATCTCTTCCAAGATATATGGTGCTCTGGATCTTGGTGGTGCCTCCACACAGATCAGCTTTATTCCAAAAGTGGATATCAAGGATGCAAAAGAAAAAACTGAATTCAAACTATATGGCTTCCCCTATACTATCTACACTCACAGCTTCTTGTGCTATGGGCAAAATCAGGCTCTGAAGCAGATGCTGGCAAAGGCAACACAG GGAAAGGACCTGGCTAATCCTGTTAGCATCCCTTGCTATCCAAAAGGATATCGAGAGAATCTGACCCTGCAGTCTCTCTATAACAGTCCATGCACAATAAAGTCTGCTCCATCGACGCCACTGACACAAACGTTAAGCGTAACCGGTACCggaagtgctacagagtgctatgAGATTGTCAAAACCATCTATAATTTTAGTTCCTGTTCGGGTGACCCGGCCTGCTCATTTGATGGCATCTACCAGCCACCTGTCACTGGAAACTTTTTT GCATTTTCCGCTTTCTTCTACAACTTCGACTTTCTCAACCTGACATCAGGACAGAGTTTACCTACAGTTAGAAGTGCAGTGGAAACTTTCTGTGCACGAGACTGGACTGAG CTTCAGTCATCTTTCCCGAAGGAGAAAAGAGACCGCCTTAGAGATTATTGTGCCAATGCCAACTACATCCTCTCACTGCTGCTGGAGGCCTACAAATTCAATAACGAATCCTGGAAATCCATCAGCTTCATGAAGCAG GCTGCAAACACGGACATTGGCTGGACTTTGGGCTACATGCTGAACCTGACCAACATGATCCCTTCTGAGGCCCCGTCTACCATGAGAGCCCAGAATAACAGCGTCTGGGCGGCTGCCATATTCTTCATTGCCTTCAGTCTGGCTCTTGGATTGCTTTTGCTGTTTTCACATTTTCGATAG